Proteins from a single region of Terriglobus sp. TAA 43:
- a CDS encoding response regulator transcription factor: MVTNPIRVLTVDDHPVFRQGLTSLLADHPDLQLVAEASSGIEGIRQFREHKPDVTLMDLQMPEMSGLDAILSIRGEFPEARIIVLTTYSGDAQVLRALKAGARAYLLKNTLHKDLIETIRAVHRGKKTLSPEASYELAEHATDDPLTPAEISVLRLIANGNANKQIADQLSVTEETVKGRVKNILSKLDANDRTHAAIIGIKRGIIDL; the protein is encoded by the coding sequence ATGGTCACGAATCCAATTCGGGTTTTGACGGTTGATGATCATCCGGTCTTTCGCCAGGGGTTGACCAGCCTTTTGGCGGACCACCCAGACCTGCAACTCGTTGCAGAGGCCTCCAGCGGTATTGAGGGTATCCGACAATTCAGAGAACATAAGCCGGACGTAACTCTTATGGATTTACAGATGCCAGAGATGAGTGGACTTGACGCAATCCTATCCATTCGTGGTGAATTCCCTGAGGCTCGAATTATTGTTCTCACGACATACAGCGGTGACGCACAGGTACTCCGCGCACTCAAAGCTGGAGCCCGCGCTTATCTGTTGAAGAATACCCTTCACAAAGACCTGATCGAAACAATCCGCGCGGTGCACAGAGGCAAGAAGACCCTGTCACCCGAGGCGTCCTATGAGCTGGCTGAACATGCTACCGACGATCCTCTCACCCCAGCAGAGATCAGCGTGCTTCGGCTCATTGCGAATGGCAATGCGAACAAACAAATTGCAGACCAGCTATCCGTTACCGAAGAAACGGTCAAAGGTCGCGTCAAGAATATCTTGTCCAAACTCGACGCCAATGATCGAACACACGCCGCGATCATCGGCATCAAGCGTGGAATTATCGATCTTTGA